From the Nodularia sp. NIES-3585 genome, one window contains:
- the pdhA gene encoding pyruvate dehydrogenase (acetyl-transferring) E1 component subunit alpha has product MVQERTLPTFNTNTTNITKEEGLRLYEDMVLGRSFEDKCAEMYYRGKMFGFVHLYNGQEAVSTGVIQAMRPGEDFVSSTYRDHVHALSAGVPAREVMAELFGKATGCSKGRGGSMHMFSAEHGLLGGYAFVAEGIPVAAGAAFQSKYRREVLGDQNADQVTACFFGDGAANNGQFFETLNMAALWKLPILFVVENNKWAIGMSHERATSQPEIYKKASVFNMVGVEVDGMDVLAVRSVAQEAVARARAGEGPTLIEALTYRFRGHSLADPDEMRSKAEKEFWFSRDPIKKLAAYLVEQNLADDGELKAIDRKIQELIEEAVKFAESSPEPDPSELYRFVFAEDE; this is encoded by the coding sequence ATGGTTCAAGAACGCACGTTACCTACATTTAATACCAACACTACCAACATCACCAAAGAAGAAGGGTTGCGGTTGTATGAAGACATGGTACTAGGTCGCTCATTTGAAGACAAATGCGCTGAGATGTACTATAGGGGCAAAATGTTTGGTTTTGTCCACCTTTACAACGGTCAAGAAGCAGTTTCCACAGGTGTGATCCAAGCGATGCGACCGGGTGAAGATTTTGTTTCAAGCACATACCGTGACCACGTTCATGCTTTGAGTGCTGGTGTACCAGCTCGAGAAGTGATGGCAGAATTATTTGGCAAAGCCACAGGGTGCAGCAAAGGGCGTGGTGGTTCCATGCATATGTTTTCTGCCGAGCATGGCTTACTCGGTGGTTATGCTTTTGTAGCTGAAGGCATCCCAGTAGCAGCTGGAGCAGCGTTTCAAAGCAAATACCGCCGCGAGGTTTTGGGAGACCAAAACGCCGACCAAGTAACAGCTTGCTTTTTTGGCGATGGTGCGGCTAACAACGGTCAGTTTTTCGAGACTCTAAACATGGCCGCCCTCTGGAAACTGCCGATTCTGTTTGTGGTTGAAAATAATAAATGGGCGATTGGGATGTCTCACGAACGCGCCACCTCCCAGCCAGAAATTTACAAAAAAGCCAGTGTATTTAACATGGTGGGTGTGGAAGTAGACGGTATGGACGTGCTAGCGGTGCGTTCCGTCGCTCAAGAAGCCGTAGCCCGCGCTCGTGCAGGTGAAGGACCAACACTGATTGAAGCCCTTACCTACCGTTTCCGGGGACACTCCCTCGCCGACCCTGATGAAATGCGAAGCAAAGCCGAGAAAGAATTCTGGTTTTCCCGTGACCCTATTAAGAAACTGGCCGCTTATCTGGTTGAGCAAAACTTAGCAGACGATGGCGAATTAAAAGCGATTGATCGGAAAATTCAAGAATTAATCGAAGAAGCTGTCAAGTTTGCCGAAAGTAGCCCCGAACCTGACCCCAGTGAGTTGTATCGCTTCGTGTTCGCAGAAGACGAGTAG
- a CDS encoding aldose epimerase has translation MFTITLEDQQYKTYILTDENAGSQIEVVPEKGGIITRWRIQGQEIFYLDTERFTHPELSVRGGNPILFPICGNLPDNTYTHNGQQYTLKQHGFARDLPWEVTEQNTEDKASLTLVLNSNEQTKAVYPFDFQVIFTYELQGNTLAIQQEYKNLSSTPMPFSAGFHPYFLTGSDKNQLEFQIPSGQYQDKNTREIHSFDGTFDFNSDEIDVAFKDLTSQSATVIDPSRALKMTVDYDHMYSHLVFWTVKGKDFYCLEPWTAPRNALNTGENLTVLAPKASCKSSVSLVANS, from the coding sequence GTGTTTACTATCACCCTTGAAGACCAACAATACAAAACTTACATCCTCACTGATGAAAATGCTGGCTCTCAAATAGAAGTAGTACCAGAAAAAGGCGGTATCATCACCCGTTGGCGTATTCAGGGGCAAGAAATTTTCTATCTGGATACTGAACGCTTTACTCATCCTGAATTGAGCGTCAGAGGTGGAAATCCGATTCTGTTTCCTATCTGTGGCAATTTACCGGATAATACTTACACCCATAACGGGCAACAGTACACTCTCAAACAACACGGCTTTGCGCGTGATTTACCTTGGGAGGTGACTGAGCAGAACACTGAAGATAAAGCTAGCCTGACTCTTGTACTCAATAGCAACGAGCAAACTAAGGCAGTTTATCCGTTTGACTTTCAAGTAATTTTTACCTATGAATTGCAAGGCAATACTCTCGCCATTCAGCAGGAATATAAAAATTTGTCATCGACACCAATGCCCTTTTCTGCTGGTTTCCATCCTTACTTTTTGACGGGTAGTGATAAAAATCAGCTAGAGTTTCAAATTCCCTCTGGGCAGTATCAAGACAAAAATACGCGTGAAATTCACTCATTTGACGGTACTTTTGATTTCAACTCTGATGAAATTGATGTTGCTTTTAAGGATTTGACTAGTCAATCTGCCACAGTCATAGATCCTAGTCGCGCCCTAAAAATGACTGTAGATTACGATCATATGTATTCTCATCTGGTGTTTTGGACAGTCAAAGGCAAAGACTTCTATTGTCTAGAACCTTGGACAGCCCCTCGTAATGCCCTCAATACTGGGGAAAACTTAACTGTCTTAGCTCCAAAAGCTAGCTGCAAGTCATCTGTAAGCCTCGTAGCGAATTCTTGA
- the fba gene encoding class II fructose-bisphosphate aldolase (catalyzes the reversible aldol condensation of dihydroxyacetonephosphate and glyceraldehyde 3-phosphate in the Calvin cycle, glycolysis, and/or gluconeogenesis), protein MALVPMRLLLEHAAENGYGIPAFNVNNLEQIQAILKAAAETDSPVILQASRGARAYAGENFLRHLILAAVETYPEIPIVMHQDHGNAPSTCYSAMKNGFTSVMMDGSLEADAKTPASFEYNVNVTREVVNVAHSLGVSVEGELGCLGSLETGAGEAEDGHGFEGTLDHSQLLTDPDEAAEFVEQTQVDALAVAIGTSHGAYKFTRKPTGEILAISRIEEIHRRLPNTHLVMHGSSSVPEDLLALINQYGGAIPETYGVPVEEIQKGIKCGVRKVNIDTDNRLAITAAVREALASNPKEFDPRHFLKPSIKYMQKVCSDRYEQFGTAGNASKIKQVSLEDFAAKYAKGELNMITKASAKV, encoded by the coding sequence ATGGCGCTTGTACCAATGCGGTTGCTTTTGGAGCACGCGGCTGAAAACGGTTACGGCATTCCAGCATTTAACGTCAATAATTTGGAGCAAATTCAGGCAATTCTGAAGGCAGCAGCCGAGACAGATAGCCCTGTAATTCTACAAGCTTCTCGGGGCGCTCGTGCTTATGCTGGCGAAAACTTTCTGCGCCACCTAATTTTGGCAGCAGTAGAAACCTATCCTGAGATTCCCATTGTCATGCACCAAGATCATGGTAATGCTCCTTCTACTTGCTACTCAGCAATGAAGAATGGCTTTACAAGTGTGATGATGGATGGTTCTCTCGAAGCTGATGCCAAAACCCCCGCTAGCTTTGAGTACAACGTCAATGTCACTCGTGAAGTGGTGAATGTTGCTCATTCCTTGGGTGTCAGCGTTGAAGGTGAACTTGGTTGTTTAGGTTCTCTGGAAACTGGTGCTGGTGAAGCTGAAGATGGTCACGGTTTTGAAGGTACACTTGACCATTCTCAATTGCTGACTGACCCAGACGAAGCGGCTGAATTTGTAGAGCAAACCCAGGTAGATGCTTTGGCTGTTGCTATCGGTACAAGTCACGGTGCTTACAAGTTTACTCGCAAGCCCACAGGCGAAATTTTGGCAATTAGCCGCATTGAAGAAATTCACCGCCGTCTGCCTAACACCCACTTGGTAATGCACGGTTCCTCTTCTGTACCTGAAGATTTACTGGCACTAATTAACCAATATGGTGGTGCAATTCCCGAAACCTACGGTGTACCTGTAGAAGAAATTCAAAAAGGCATCAAGTGTGGTGTTCGTAAGGTGAACATTGACACAGATAACCGTCTAGCTATCACCGCCGCCGTTCGTGAAGCTTTGGCATCAAATCCCAAGGAATTTGACCCTCGTCACTTCCTGAAGCCTTCGATTAAATATATGCAGAAGGTTTGTTCTGACCGCTATGAGCAATTTGGTACAGCCGGCAATGCTAGCAAGATTAAGCAAGTTTCTCTAGAAGATTTTGCTGCTAAGTATGCCAAGGGCGAACTCAATATGATTACTAAGGCATCTGCTAAAGTTTAA
- a CDS encoding alpha/beta hydrolase: MGINWKSFKIVASFLSAIALTQFCGSNTSVRAAETVVLRFGLFAETISVSELQKAVDTGKFPRGLEVYTGGISEEQRNFLLGLLRVRVPVDIVTLSRLLNTQIGTTILSNLSEALVRKDQAGVQALRAAFVLGATEPQGLSILNFIAAYPSQRLEINLLKAFQVAASLNTSFWRTQEFMLSIAPELDSRTPQISIPFDPSQAGTSQVQVLNLNWNDQKRGRDIPVDIYSSNATTAEKPVIIFTHGLGSVRHELRYLANHLASHGYVVAALEHPGSNETNTNLAAQGKTRLLEPQEFLERPRDISFVLDELEKLNETANHPLQGKLATNNAMVLGYSFGGSTALAIAGGELQLERLKQRCQGNLAILSFGETIQCIAQELPENSYQLRDDRIKQAIALNPTTSLMFGETGLTKVQVPTLVFASSADKTTPALTEQIVGFNQISVPKWLVGVIGGTHLSVKDPSTTLDQVGKPDTAFAGGEVVGEQAADIRQLLKSITLAMAAQLTPEADQYAVFLTSDYAQLVSTSNFPFRLVTEIPPSVISRIKEFESN, from the coding sequence ATGGGAATAAACTGGAAAAGCTTCAAGATAGTTGCAAGTTTCTTGAGCGCGATCGCTTTGACACAGTTTTGTGGCTCCAATACCTCTGTACGCGCTGCGGAAACGGTTGTATTGCGTTTTGGCCTCTTTGCAGAAACTATCTCTGTATCCGAGTTACAAAAGGCTGTGGATACCGGGAAATTTCCCAGAGGTTTAGAAGTTTATACCGGGGGAATATCAGAAGAACAACGCAACTTCTTGTTGGGATTACTGAGAGTGAGAGTACCAGTTGATATTGTCACACTCAGTCGCTTACTCAATACCCAGATTGGTACAACTATTCTCAGCAATTTATCTGAGGCTTTAGTGAGAAAGGATCAGGCGGGTGTACAAGCACTCAGAGCAGCATTTGTCTTAGGTGCTACTGAACCCCAAGGTCTTTCCATACTCAATTTTATTGCTGCTTATCCCAGTCAACGCCTAGAAATTAACCTTCTAAAGGCTTTTCAGGTGGCAGCAAGTTTGAATACGTCTTTTTGGCGCACTCAAGAGTTCATGCTATCGATCGCACCTGAACTCGACTCTAGAACACCGCAGATTTCGATTCCATTTGACCCCAGCCAAGCTGGAACGTCTCAAGTACAAGTCCTGAATTTGAATTGGAATGACCAAAAGCGCGGTCGGGATATTCCCGTTGATATTTACTCATCAAATGCCACAACTGCCGAAAAACCCGTAATTATCTTCACTCACGGCTTAGGATCAGTTCGCCATGAATTGCGCTACCTCGCCAACCATTTAGCATCTCATGGTTATGTCGTCGCCGCTTTAGAACATCCCGGTAGTAATGAAACCAATACTAATTTAGCAGCACAAGGTAAAACCAGACTTTTAGAACCTCAAGAGTTTCTGGAACGTCCTAGAGATATTAGTTTTGTCCTAGATGAACTAGAAAAGCTGAATGAAACAGCTAATCACCCATTACAAGGAAAACTGGCGACTAATAATGCTATGGTGCTTGGTTATTCTTTTGGTGGTAGTACAGCCTTAGCAATTGCTGGAGGTGAGTTACAATTGGAACGTCTCAAACAACGTTGCCAAGGGAACTTAGCTATTTTGAGTTTCGGCGAAACTATCCAGTGTATTGCCCAAGAACTACCAGAAAATAGCTATCAACTACGAGATGATAGAATTAAACAAGCGATCGCCCTCAATCCTACCACTTCGTTAATGTTTGGTGAAACAGGTTTAACTAAGGTGCAAGTACCTACTTTAGTCTTCGCAAGTTCCGCAGATAAAACCACCCCAGCTTTGACTGAACAAATAGTCGGATTTAATCAAATCTCTGTGCCTAAATGGCTAGTTGGCGTAATTGGGGGTACTCATTTGAGTGTGAAAGACCCAAGTACCACTTTAGATCAGGTAGGAAAACCCGATACAGCTTTTGCCGGTGGTGAAGTTGTTGGTGAACAAGCCGCAGACATTCGTCAACTCCTTAAATCCATCACTTTGGCCATGGCTGCACAACTCACTCCTGAAGCTGATCAATATGCTGTATTTCTGACATCAGATTATGCTCAGTTGGTTTCAACTTCCAATTTTCCCTTTCGCCTAGTGACAGAGATTCCTCCTAGTGTGATCTCAAGAATCAAGGAATTTGAGAGTAACTAA
- a CDS encoding YciI family protein, with translation MPKYIMWGTYCENVLEKRAPYRQDHLDGLAKQKESGVLTTLGPTKDSTKVFGIYEAEDEATVRQLVENDPYWKNGIWTEYFVKEWIQAF, from the coding sequence ATGCCTAAATACATCATGTGGGGAACTTACTGTGAAAACGTTCTGGAAAAACGCGCTCCTTATCGTCAAGATCATTTAGATGGATTAGCAAAACAGAAAGAATCGGGCGTACTAACCACTCTTGGCCCCACCAAGGATAGTACGAAAGTTTTTGGAATTTACGAAGCTGAAGATGAAGCAACTGTTCGCCAGTTGGTTGAAAATGACCCCTACTGGAAAAATGGCATCTGGACTGAATATTTTGTCAAAGAGTGGATTCAAGCTTTTTAA
- a CDS encoding CHAD domain-containing protein, with translation MKLAVKSLKDYAYQAIQQHLKKTLKWEKLVKKDEDPEALHQMRVGMRRLRTAISRFDLILKLPQSASDKKIGKIARSLGNLRDIDVLKETLETSYKPHLPHKEQKVLQTAFEALDKQREKALSKTQTTLQSEAYKCLKQALAVWLDKPIYQPLASLSIQQVLPDLLLPEVSNLLLHPGWLVGINIVDSEVKLCTNWQPENIEQELTTQGESIHNLRKQAKRVRYQMELFSDLYGETYAAFVAEVKSIQDILGNMQDSVVMGEWMTDVFKLEIDAELPTLATLLKEYRYQLWQQWQPLQERYLQAEHRHNFHLTILNSMPTDIS, from the coding sequence ATGAAATTAGCCGTGAAAAGTCTCAAAGACTACGCTTACCAAGCAATTCAACAACACCTCAAGAAAACCTTGAAATGGGAAAAACTAGTTAAGAAAGATGAAGACCCGGAAGCATTGCATCAGATGCGAGTCGGGATGCGTCGCCTGCGTACTGCAATCAGTAGGTTTGATTTAATACTGAAGCTACCACAATCAGCCAGTGATAAAAAAATTGGTAAAATTGCGCGTAGTCTTGGCAATCTTAGAGATATAGATGTACTCAAAGAAACTCTAGAAACCAGTTATAAACCACATTTACCTCACAAAGAACAAAAGGTGTTGCAAACAGCTTTCGAGGCTTTAGATAAGCAACGCGAAAAGGCATTATCCAAAACGCAGACAACATTACAAAGTGAAGCTTACAAATGTCTCAAACAAGCATTGGCAGTTTGGTTAGATAAACCTATTTATCAGCCTTTGGCATCTCTATCAATTCAGCAAGTTTTACCGGATTTACTGTTACCTGAAGTCAGTAATCTTTTGCTACATCCAGGGTGGTTAGTGGGAATTAATATTGTAGATTCAGAGGTAAAACTTTGCACCAACTGGCAACCAGAGAACATAGAACAAGAATTGACAACTCAAGGCGAAAGCATTCATAATTTGCGGAAACAAGCCAAACGCGTGCGTTACCAAATGGAGTTATTTAGTGACTTATATGGTGAGACTTACGCAGCTTTTGTTGCCGAAGTCAAAAGCATCCAAGATATATTAGGAAATATGCAAGATAGTGTAGTTATGGGTGAGTGGATGACAGATGTATTCAAGTTAGAAATTGATGCTGAGTTGCCAACACTTGCTACTCTATTAAAGGAATATCGTTATCAGTTGTGGCAGCAATGGCAACCTTTGCAAGAGCGCTATTTGCAAGCTGAACACCGACACAATTTTCATTTAACAATACTAAATTCCATGCCAACAGATATTTCTTAA
- a CDS encoding N-acetylmuramoyl-L-alanine amidase has translation MKFGIDIGHNCPPDTGAVGIKSEDVLNTDVGNRVISKLRALGHEVIACKPDRSTSVTNSLFQRINTANNNRVEVFVSIHFNAFNGRANGTEVFAASDGGRRIAQPVLNEIVRLGFFNRGVKSGSHLYVLRNTRMPAILVECCFIDSPRDMNIFTSEATANAIVKGLTGQVSSAPVNVVPDEELNTDTTVIRLQRALNQLKINDANGKRLVEDNITGPATRSATVNFQNIVGLAPTGIPDTNTWDAINLILAKRIVRPNHAGGPVVRYIQSRVGAGVDGIYGPQTGAAIRTYQRQNGLLADGIVGGMTWQKLIG, from the coding sequence ATGAAATTTGGCATTGATATCGGGCATAATTGTCCTCCAGACACAGGTGCTGTGGGGATAAAATCTGAAGATGTTTTAAACACAGATGTAGGGAATAGAGTTATCTCGAAGTTACGGGCTTTAGGACATGAAGTAATAGCGTGTAAACCAGATAGGTCTACTTCCGTCACAAATTCATTATTTCAAAGAATCAATACCGCGAATAATAATAGAGTTGAGGTTTTTGTCTCAATTCACTTTAACGCTTTTAATGGTCGGGCTAATGGTACAGAAGTATTTGCAGCTAGTGATGGTGGAAGAAGAATTGCTCAACCAGTGTTAAATGAAATTGTCAGATTAGGATTTTTTAATCGTGGCGTTAAAAGTGGTTCCCACTTATATGTGCTGAGAAATACTAGAATGCCTGCGATTCTTGTAGAATGCTGCTTCATCGACTCACCACGAGATATGAATATCTTTACATCGGAAGCAACTGCTAATGCCATAGTCAAAGGTTTGACGGGTCAAGTGTCTAGCGCTCCTGTTAATGTTGTCCCAGATGAAGAGTTGAATACAGATACTACAGTCATTAGACTGCAAAGAGCCTTAAATCAATTAAAAATCAACGACGCAAATGGTAAGCGCTTGGTAGAAGATAATATCACCGGACCGGCAACAAGGTCTGCAACAGTAAATTTTCAGAATATTGTCGGACTAGCACCGACTGGAATTCCAGACACAAATACCTGGGATGCAATTAATCTAATTTTAGCTAAACGAATAGTCAGACCAAACCACGCTGGCGGACCAGTTGTGAGATACATCCAATCCCGTGTAGGTGCTGGTGTTGATGGAATCTATGGTCCCCAGACAGGAGCCGCGATTAGGACATATCAAAGGCAAAATGGTTTACTGGCTGATGGAATTGTCGGAGGAATGACCTGGCAAAAATTGATTGGTTAG
- a CDS encoding P pilus assembly protein, chaperone PapD encodes MLDKSWLSQAAITLTLSALSLFPSSAKAQVSVSPLIIESKAERGQAQAMITVTNTSNAPTRVRVYAEPFTYNRDSGFEILSSTPTDLTKYLQFSPRELTIKPGESRRVRLISRLAPNLPDGEYRAVIFNESLNETKNSEGNSVALVARIGVTFYVRKGDIAPKLAVSGASFNQAQKQIQLLVTNSGQATARPGVNWTLKRGETVVKTGKLDPASVVPESDRNLLLNYPSKDDPALTPGEYQLSGDLSWGDDRNASKLPFDVNITIPIITHSADNRQIIPGNRR; translated from the coding sequence ATGCTTGATAAATCCTGGCTTTCTCAAGCCGCTATCACCTTAACATTATCTGCACTATCTTTATTTCCCAGTTCAGCTAAAGCACAAGTTAGTGTTTCTCCCCTGATCATTGAATCCAAAGCTGAAAGGGGACAAGCGCAAGCAATGATCACGGTTACAAATACCAGTAATGCTCCTACCCGTGTGCGTGTCTACGCTGAACCTTTTACTTATAATCGTGATAGTGGATTTGAAATTTTATCATCTACTCCCACTGACTTAACAAAATATCTGCAATTTTCCCCTCGTGAATTAACTATCAAACCGGGAGAAAGTCGCAGAGTTAGGTTAATTAGTCGGTTAGCTCCTAATTTACCAGATGGGGAATATCGAGCAGTAATTTTTAATGAAAGTCTGAATGAGACTAAAAATAGTGAGGGTAATAGTGTAGCTTTAGTGGCGCGAATTGGTGTAACTTTCTATGTCAGAAAAGGCGATATTGCCCCTAAACTAGCTGTATCTGGCGCAAGTTTTAATCAAGCACAAAAACAAATTCAACTCCTGGTTACTAACAGTGGTCAAGCTACTGCACGTCCTGGGGTAAATTGGACTTTAAAACGTGGAGAAACCGTTGTTAAAACTGGAAAATTAGATCCTGCTTCTGTGGTTCCAGAGAGCGATCGCAATTTATTATTAAATTATCCCAGTAAAGACGACCCTGCTTTAACTCCTGGTGAATATCAACTAAGTGGTGATTTAAGCTGGGGAGATGATAGAAATGCCAGTAAATTGCCATTTGATGTAAATATTACTATACCTATTATCACACATAGCGCAGATAATAGACAAATTATACCAGGAAATAGAAGATAA
- a CDS encoding carboxypeptidase-like regulatory domain-containing protein — protein sequence MQQHLWHKIIIYLFATIPIICQIITIPAQADNPVNPNPDTTQLPDKIGDHITEFVVFPVGLNVGKRTVKSGFFVRGKEDGAEAVDFANWLLPYDAVIEALKLNVTTLADGELEVKSPGLITRIDPKKIKSDAELGLVLTVEDLQTLFGVKAEFDINEYAIILEVPWENQSAGNLGEAENLIFLAGLPKIKNENINISAIEQKVNISGSDRQSTNYRGELTAVGSAFGSSWFLRTNQRDLTDQQTWNITDAQFFRPTNSTDYFIGSQRSFWQGQGDFWGFTYINRQGFTPPQTFGSGVVDSRQRLQASAIGRTIAGTAEPGTLARLVQGFGDRVIAEILVDSSGIYRFENIKNNSQFGSNNYRVLLYPQGRLTAQPEIQEASFTNVLGQIPAGTSAFIASAGMKRESSGNGSLLGNFSEFQGGIAGRWGLSESLTVGLGGVYEDSTKALGELFFRPTNIPVQVALFALSGEDGNVNADIRYEPFSSLNLTFNSDRFSQRSQINWRVFPNFSLFALNDSRDSTSGGLQINYAGKNISSFGRVSLDSKDRIRWNLLQRLGQLELTQRGNEIGTLSELTYKLSQKKWFDSGNSLLLSYETNSQNRNDNLLNVGWRYRSGERAIDGNYLWEFQLGYGLGSQGDGIITSLGTTILPGLSLRGRYQGVSVNSDQSTFSLDLVSSLSLQQGIKPGDRRSQHFRTQGGLLIQPFFDKNNNGKRDAGEEFYTQDAETLVIVNNRPIKYFLPDIQSDRILLRVAPGTYRLDLDPAGFPPDWQAKIAALAVDVIPGSYTPVMIPLILSYTVSGVVTDAQVNAVAGARVEAIETKQGTRRFSVTNGAGVYYLENLPQGNYQLKINGKFAGNLLLDDASEPFQERNLQYSSN from the coding sequence ATGCAGCAGCATCTATGGCATAAAATAATAATTTATCTGTTTGCTACCATTCCCATTATTTGCCAAATTATTACAATACCAGCGCAAGCAGATAACCCCGTAAATCCTAATCCAGACACTACACAATTACCTGATAAAATAGGTGATCATATTACAGAATTTGTAGTTTTTCCTGTAGGGTTAAATGTCGGTAAACGTACGGTAAAATCTGGTTTTTTTGTGCGAGGTAAAGAAGATGGTGCAGAAGCGGTTGATTTTGCTAATTGGCTATTACCTTATGATGCTGTAATTGAAGCTTTAAAATTAAATGTCACTACTTTAGCAGATGGTGAATTAGAAGTTAAATCACCTGGATTAATCACACGCATAGATCCAAAAAAAATTAAAAGTGATGCAGAGTTAGGATTAGTTTTAACAGTTGAAGATTTACAAACTCTATTTGGCGTAAAAGCTGAATTTGATATTAATGAATATGCGATTATTTTAGAAGTTCCTTGGGAAAATCAATCTGCTGGAAATTTGGGAGAAGCAGAAAATTTAATTTTCTTAGCAGGTTTACCAAAAATCAAAAATGAAAATATTAATATATCAGCAATAGAACAAAAAGTAAATATTAGTGGTAGTGATAGACAATCAACAAATTATAGAGGTGAGTTAACAGCAGTTGGTAGTGCTTTTGGTAGTTCTTGGTTTTTACGGACAAATCAACGAGATTTAACTGATCAACAAACTTGGAATATCACAGACGCACAGTTTTTTAGACCAACTAATTCAACTGATTATTTTATTGGTTCTCAGCGCAGTTTTTGGCAAGGACAGGGAGATTTTTGGGGTTTTACATACATTAATAGACAAGGTTTTACACCTCCTCAAACTTTTGGTAGTGGTGTGGTAGATTCTCGTCAACGTTTACAAGCTTCTGCAATTGGACGTACCATAGCAGGTACAGCTGAACCGGGTACATTAGCACGATTAGTACAGGGTTTTGGTGATAGAGTAATTGCAGAAATTTTAGTTGATTCTTCTGGTATTTATCGCTTTGAAAATATTAAAAATAATAGTCAATTTGGCAGTAATAATTATCGAGTTTTGTTGTATCCTCAAGGAAGATTAACCGCCCAACCAGAAATCCAAGAAGCTAGTTTTACCAATGTTCTGGGACAAATACCCGCAGGTACTTCGGCGTTTATAGCTTCTGCTGGGATGAAAAGAGAATCTTCAGGAAACGGAAGTTTGTTAGGGAACTTTTCTGAATTTCAGGGGGGAATTGCTGGACGTTGGGGTTTATCAGAAAGTTTAACAGTTGGTTTAGGTGGGGTGTATGAAGATTCTACCAAAGCTTTAGGAGAACTGTTCTTTCGTCCCACTAATATACCTGTACAAGTAGCATTGTTTGCACTTTCAGGAGAGGATGGGAATGTAAATGCAGATATTCGCTATGAACCATTTTCTAGTTTGAATCTGACATTTAATAGCGATCGCTTTTCTCAACGTTCTCAAATCAATTGGCGAGTATTTCCTAATTTCAGTTTATTCGCTTTAAATGATTCCCGTGATTCTACATCTGGGGGATTACAAATTAACTATGCAGGAAAGAATATTTCTAGTTTTGGTCGTGTGAGTTTAGATAGCAAAGATCGCATCCGTTGGAATTTGCTGCAACGTCTCGGTCAATTAGAACTAACACAGCGCGGAAATGAAATTGGTACTTTATCAGAACTTACTTATAAATTATCACAAAAAAAGTGGTTTGATTCAGGAAACTCGTTACTATTAAGTTATGAAACCAACAGTCAAAATCGTAATGATAATTTGTTAAATGTTGGTTGGCGCTATCGTTCTGGGGAAAGAGCAATTGATGGTAATTATCTTTGGGAATTTCAGTTAGGTTATGGACTTGGTTCTCAAGGTGATGGAATTATTACTTCTTTAGGGACAACTATTTTACCAGGTTTATCATTGCGTGGACGTTATCAAGGTGTATCGGTAAATTCTGATCAATCAACTTTTAGTTTAGATTTAGTATCTAGTTTAAGTTTACAACAAGGTATTAAACCAGGGGATAGACGTTCTCAACACTTCCGCACCCAAGGAGGTTTATTAATTCAACCTTTCTTTGATAAGAATAATAATGGTAAACGGGATGCAGGGGAAGAGTTTTATACTCAAGATGCTGAAACCTTGGTAATAGTTAATAATCGTCCCATTAAATATTTTTTACCAGATATTCAGAGCGATCGCATCTTATTACGTGTTGCACCAGGAACTTATCGTTTAGACCTTGATCCCGCAGGATTTCCCCCAGACTGGCAAGCTAAAATTGCAGCATTAGCGGTAGATGTAATTCCTGGTAGCTATACCCCTGTGATGATTCCTCTAATTCTCTCCTACACAGTATCAGGAGTTGTCACCGATGCTCAAGTTAATGCTGTTGCTGGTGCGAGAGTAGAAGCCATAGAAACAAAACAGGGAACTCGACGTTTTTCCGTTACTAACGGTGCTGGAGTTTATTATTTGGAAAATTTACCACAAGGAAATTATCAGCTGAAAATTAATGGTAAATTCGCGGGTAATTTACTATTGGATGATGCTTCCGAACCATTCCAGGAACGAAATCTGCAATATTCTTCTAATTAA